Proteins encoded in a region of the Elizabethkingia bruuniana genome:
- a CDS encoding DUF885 domain-containing protein, translating into MKKLIKIGMLASMGLTLAVISCQKKDSAKNEAADSRENDKLVKLADKYYEAYLKLSPLDATYQGDVRYNDLLPDNIDAKVITGEINFYNNTIKELSKINYEALDDQHKVIFDVLDNQLKTKVESYVYHPEYIPFSQFDGLPLTMPLLGSGKGSQPFKTAKDYDNWLKRIDQFPAWMGTAEQNFRTGIKNKMVLPKKLVVKMIPQMNATEIITTEFDKNIFYGPIKDFPKDFTADQKQKYTKLFQEAIKDKIIPVYSRMGKFLKEEYLPNARDTDGYNALPNGKDIYAYYVKTWTTTSRTPDEIHKTGLEEVARIRREMEKVKAQVGYKGSLEEFLAHVKNDPKAMPYKTSKEILDGFQGILTKITPKLKTMFNVTPKTPFEIRQTEKFREATASAEYMQGTPDGKRPGIFYIPIPDPKKFNVTSGMESLFLHEAIPGHHYQVSLQQENTKLPKFMRFGWLGAYGEGWALYCESLGPEFGLYTDPYQKLGSLSDEMMRAVRLVVDTGIHTGQMTREQAIKYFLSNVAYDEAGATAEIERYMAIPGQALSYKTGALKIRELRTKYEKQLGAKFSLASFHDEVLSQGCLPLSVLERKMELWSKKQ; encoded by the coding sequence ATGAAAAAACTAATTAAAATAGGAATGCTTGCCTCTATGGGATTGACGTTAGCTGTGATATCCTGTCAGAAGAAAGATTCTGCAAAAAATGAAGCTGCGGATAGTAGAGAAAATGATAAACTGGTAAAACTTGCAGATAAATACTATGAGGCATATCTGAAGCTTAGTCCTTTAGATGCTACATATCAGGGAGATGTAAGATATAATGATCTGTTGCCTGATAATATCGATGCAAAAGTTATTACCGGTGAAATTAATTTTTACAATAACACGATAAAAGAGCTTTCTAAAATTAATTATGAAGCTTTGGATGATCAGCACAAGGTAATCTTTGATGTGCTGGATAATCAGCTTAAAACAAAGGTCGAAAGCTATGTTTATCATCCCGAATATATTCCGTTTAGCCAATTTGATGGACTGCCACTTACGATGCCTCTATTGGGAAGTGGGAAGGGAAGTCAGCCTTTCAAAACAGCAAAAGATTATGACAACTGGTTAAAACGTATAGATCAGTTTCCTGCATGGATGGGTACTGCCGAGCAAAACTTCCGTACAGGAATAAAAAATAAAATGGTATTGCCTAAAAAGCTTGTGGTGAAAATGATTCCACAGATGAATGCCACTGAAATTATAACAACAGAATTTGATAAAAATATCTTTTACGGACCTATAAAGGATTTTCCAAAAGACTTTACTGCAGATCAGAAGCAGAAATATACCAAACTTTTCCAGGAAGCTATTAAAGATAAGATTATTCCTGTGTATTCTCGTATGGGTAAATTCTTGAAGGAAGAATACTTGCCTAATGCCCGTGATACGGATGGTTATAATGCTTTACCAAATGGTAAGGATATATACGCTTATTATGTAAAAACATGGACAACAACCAGCAGAACTCCGGATGAAATACATAAAACCGGTCTTGAAGAGGTGGCACGAATCCGTAGAGAAATGGAAAAAGTAAAAGCGCAGGTAGGTTATAAAGGATCGCTGGAAGAGTTTTTGGCTCATGTAAAAAATGATCCAAAAGCAATGCCGTATAAAACTTCAAAAGAGATTCTGGATGGATTTCAGGGGATTTTGACAAAGATTACCCCGAAGCTAAAAACAATGTTTAACGTAACACCAAAGACTCCATTTGAAATACGTCAGACAGAGAAATTCCGGGAGGCTACTGCCAGTGCAGAATATATGCAGGGAACACCTGACGGTAAGAGACCGGGGATTTTTTATATTCCGATTCCTGATCCTAAGAAGTTTAATGTGACTAGTGGAATGGAATCTTTGTTTCTGCATGAAGCAATTCCGGGACACCATTATCAGGTTTCTTTGCAACAGGAAAATACAAAGCTGCCTAAGTTTATGCGTTTTGGCTGGTTAGGAGCTTATGGTGAAGGTTGGGCGCTGTATTGTGAATCTCTGGGGCCAGAGTTTGGACTTTATACGGATCCTTATCAAAAATTGGGTTCGCTGAGTGACGAAATGATGAGAGCGGTTCGATTGGTAGTTGATACAGGTATTCATACAGGGCAAATGACGAGAGAACAGGCTATAAAATATTTTCTGAGTAATGTGGCTTATGATGAGGCGGGAGCAACTGCGGAGATTGAACGTTATATGGCAATACCAGGACAGGCGTTGAGTTATAAAACCGGAGCTTTAAAAATAAGAGAGCTAAGAACAAAATATGAAAAACAACTTGGGGCTAAATTCAGTCTGGCGTCTTTCCATGATGAGGTACTAAGTCAGGGATGTCTGCCGCTAAGTGTTCTGGAAAGAAAAATGGAGCTTTGGTCTAAGAAGCAATAA
- the budA gene encoding acetolactate decarboxylase: MSTNRQKEKTSNILYNYGISEALIGGLYEGTISVKSLKQKGDFGLGAPGMLDGELTILDGKAYQTNSDGETIILKDDHMVAFSSVTFFEADLISHINATTARESLFRIITNTLENKNAMYAIKITGEFEHIRTRAFPPTEAPFPILSTILDKQRVFNFNNVQGTLIGYFLPEYLNGINVSGFHFHFLSADKKHGGHLLDFTAENLKIEIAELKSMELEVSSDPSFHQFRFRNKHNEDLEKVGRGY, from the coding sequence ATGAGTACAAACAGGCAGAAAGAAAAAACATCGAACATTCTCTATAATTATGGCATATCCGAGGCTCTGATCGGAGGCCTTTATGAAGGAACCATTTCTGTTAAAAGCCTGAAGCAAAAAGGTGATTTTGGACTTGGCGCTCCCGGAATGTTGGACGGAGAATTAACAATACTGGATGGAAAGGCCTACCAGACGAATTCAGATGGAGAAACCATAATTCTGAAAGACGATCATATGGTTGCTTTTTCATCTGTTACATTTTTTGAGGCAGATTTAATTTCCCATATCAATGCCACAACAGCCAGAGAATCATTATTCAGAATTATCACGAATACTCTCGAGAACAAAAACGCTATGTATGCTATAAAAATAACCGGAGAATTCGAACATATAAGAACAAGAGCTTTTCCACCAACAGAAGCCCCTTTCCCTATTCTTTCTACTATTCTGGATAAACAGAGGGTATTTAATTTTAACAATGTCCAAGGGACACTTATTGGCTATTTTTTACCTGAATATTTAAACGGAATAAATGTGAGTGGTTTTCATTTCCACTTTCTCTCTGCCGATAAAAAGCATGGCGGCCATCTTTTAGACTTTACAGCTGAAAATCTTAAAATAGAGATTGCAGAACTAAAGAGTATGGAATTGGAAGTTTCTTCTGATCCTTCTTTTCACCAATTCAGATTCCGAAACAAACACAATGAGGATCTGGAAAAAGTAGGAAGAGGCTACTAA
- the nth gene encoding endonuclease III: MTKKQRAETVMTELEKLYPQVPIPLDHFDPYTLLVAVALSAQTTDKKVNEVTPMLFAKAQTPQQMARLEEFEIKELIKEIGLSNTKAKNLKRMAELLVERHQGIVPESFEDLENLPGVGHKTASVVMSQAFGHPAFPVDTHINRLMKQWKLSEGKNVEQVEADAKKLFPKNTWNKLHLQIIFYGREYSPARGKGEKDFLTKMLFDK, from the coding sequence ATGACCAAAAAGCAAAGAGCGGAAACTGTAATGACAGAACTTGAGAAGCTATACCCTCAGGTGCCAATCCCTTTAGACCACTTCGATCCTTATACGCTTTTAGTTGCTGTAGCGCTTTCTGCACAGACAACAGACAAAAAAGTAAATGAAGTAACACCTATGCTTTTTGCAAAGGCACAAACCCCCCAGCAGATGGCCCGTTTGGAAGAATTTGAAATTAAAGAGCTGATAAAAGAGATTGGTTTGTCGAATACCAAGGCTAAAAATCTGAAAAGAATGGCTGAGCTTCTTGTAGAAAGACATCAGGGAATTGTTCCGGAAAGTTTTGAAGATCTTGAAAATTTACCGGGTGTCGGCCACAAAACTGCATCTGTAGTAATGTCGCAAGCATTCGGACATCCTGCATTTCCGGTGGATACCCATATCAACAGACTCATGAAGCAATGGAAGCTTTCCGAAGGTAAAAACGTGGAACAAGTAGAGGCCGACGCTAAAAAATTATTCCCGAAAAACACATGGAACAAGCTTCATCTTCAGATTATATTTTACGGAAGAGAGTATTCTCCTGCCCGTGGTAAAGGCGAAAAAGACTTTTTAACTAAAATGTTATTTGATAAGTAG
- the bcp gene encoding thioredoxin-dependent thiol peroxidase produces the protein MLQVGDKLPQFKGINQNGAEIDSKNYLGKKLVVFFYPKASTPGCTAEACNLRDNYTILKEKGYQLLGVSADDEKRQKNFSDKYSFPFDLLADTNKEVIEAFGVWQLKKFMGREFMGIIRTTFVFDENGICVKVIDKVKTKDHAQQLLEE, from the coding sequence ATGTTACAAGTAGGTGATAAGCTTCCTCAATTTAAAGGAATAAACCAAAATGGTGCTGAAATCGATTCAAAAAATTATTTAGGTAAAAAGCTGGTTGTTTTCTTTTATCCTAAAGCGAGCACTCCGGGATGTACAGCAGAGGCCTGTAATCTGAGAGACAATTATACAATCCTAAAAGAAAAAGGATATCAGCTACTGGGTGTTAGTGCTGACGATGAAAAACGGCAAAAGAATTTCTCCGATAAATACAGTTTTCCTTTTGATCTTTTAGCCGATACTAATAAAGAAGTAATTGAGGCTTTTGGTGTATGGCAGCTAAAGAAATTCATGGGAAGAGAGTTTATGGGGATTATACGTACAACTTTTGTTTTTGATGAAAATGGGATCTGTGTAAAGGTTATCGATAAGGTCAAAACCAAAGATCATGCGCAACAATTATTAGAAGAATAG
- a CDS encoding metalloprotease, producing MKKRFIPLLLVGTLATTLLVSCSREDNTAEQSITTEALVSPSASELLCSYVDQNWTFSSVLKTGLTTTADTNFMNTQVQKNASLWGLSTPTLRFVDDPSNPSSTYNAISYSTGKIYYGYAIYQDAKTKSSDNIVNAMILAHEYGHQLQYKYNIPSVQESTARSSELEADGFAGYYLRRPAGFNKTDFSQIAAAYEFAASIGDNQVNNPNHHGTSPQRRAAVRLGFLLGQYSLTATGFDSNFFYYYSNVLNGQDPALKPSASNFQVNPEIDKTIRAHMAELKKIASGEISAEEFKNLN from the coding sequence ATGAAAAAAAGATTCATTCCCCTGTTGCTGGTAGGGACACTAGCAACGACTCTTCTTGTTTCCTGTAGCAGAGAAGACAACACAGCAGAACAATCAATTACAACAGAAGCACTGGTATCGCCTTCTGCGTCTGAATTGCTATGTAGCTATGTAGATCAAAACTGGACTTTTAGTTCTGTTTTAAAAACTGGACTTACTACAACAGCTGATACTAATTTTATGAACACTCAGGTTCAGAAAAATGCATCGCTTTGGGGGCTAAGTACACCTACCCTTAGATTTGTAGATGATCCATCAAATCCTTCATCTACTTACAATGCAATTTCGTATTCAACCGGGAAAATTTATTATGGCTATGCAATCTATCAGGATGCAAAAACAAAAAGTTCTGATAATATTGTAAATGCTATGATCCTTGCTCACGAATATGGGCATCAGTTACAATATAAATACAATATTCCTTCAGTTCAGGAAAGTACAGCGCGTTCCAGTGAATTGGAAGCCGATGGTTTTGCAGGTTATTACCTAAGAAGACCAGCAGGTTTTAATAAAACTGATTTCTCTCAGATTGCAGCAGCTTATGAGTTTGCAGCATCTATTGGGGATAACCAGGTTAATAATCCTAACCATCATGGTACTTCTCCTCAAAGAAGAGCTGCAGTACGTTTAGGATTCTTATTAGGTCAGTATTCTTTAACTGCAACAGGTTTTGACTCGAACTTCTTTTATTATTATTCCAATGTGTTAAACGGACAGGATCCTGCTTTGAAGCCTAGTGCCAGCAACTTCCAGGTTAATCCTGAAATTGATAAAACAATCCGTGCGCACATGGCTGAGTTGAAGAAAATCGCAAGTGGAGAGATTTCTGCTGAGGAATTCAAAAACCTTAACTAA
- a CDS encoding GNAT family N-acetyltransferase, translated as MKTYETERLIIKPITLDDATFLLDLYNRPKFIQYIGDKNLRSIDDAQTYIQNRFLPQLERSGFGNYTITLKENNEIIGAVGIFEREGLPIMDIGYSFLEEYEGKGYAYEAAIKVKEIGMKDFGLGKLSAITSKENFASQKLLGKLGLTYVKDVSLPNDNELLMYFETE; from the coding sequence ATGAAAACATATGAAACTGAACGTCTGATTATAAAGCCTATAACGCTTGATGACGCCACTTTTCTTCTGGATCTGTATAACAGGCCTAAGTTCATTCAATATATCGGAGATAAAAATCTGCGAAGCATCGATGATGCTCAGACTTATATTCAGAACAGATTTCTTCCTCAACTGGAAAGATCTGGTTTCGGGAATTATACAATTACACTGAAAGAGAACAATGAGATTATTGGAGCTGTAGGTATTTTTGAAAGAGAGGGCCTTCCTATAATGGATATTGGCTATTCCTTTCTGGAAGAATATGAAGGAAAGGGCTACGCCTACGAAGCAGCCATAAAAGTAAAAGAAATCGGCATGAAAGATTTCGGGCTGGGAAAACTTTCCGCTATCACTTCCAAAGAAAACTTCGCATCGCAAAAGCTTCTTGGAAAGTTAGGATTAACTTATGTAAAAGATGTCTCCCTTCCAAATGACAATGAATTACTCATGTACTTTGAAACTGAATAA
- a CDS encoding calcium:proton antiporter: MSIKIFQPFWAFILPLLAWGIYMLGINNNIISEIFAGVLLIGSVLAAVHHAETIAHRLGEPFGTIILAIAITVIEVALIISLMVAGGPEAETLPRDTVLAAIMLILNGIIGLCLLIGGAKFHEQYFGKKSANTALITLISILVLTLVLPNYTTSVRGPYYNTSQLIFAAVVSLILYGSFIMVQTVRHKDYFVTEGEIQPHEKVTTQKMILSLVFLVLCLGIVVLLAKTLSPSIEKMVIDIGAPKSLVGVIIAAVVLLPEGISAIKAARKNQLQTSLNLALGSALASIGLTIPAVVVVCLMYDIDLVLGIDVKSMVLLALSFFIVMLSLNQGKTNLHYGVVLLVSLVAYIFNVIVP, from the coding sequence ATGTCTATCAAGATCTTTCAGCCTTTCTGGGCATTTATCCTCCCTCTTCTTGCGTGGGGGATTTATATGCTCGGAATCAATAATAATATAATTTCAGAAATTTTTGCGGGTGTTTTACTTATCGGTTCTGTACTTGCAGCAGTACACCATGCCGAGACAATTGCACACAGATTAGGAGAGCCGTTTGGAACAATCATTTTGGCGATAGCCATCACCGTTATAGAAGTAGCCCTTATTATTTCATTAATGGTAGCAGGTGGCCCCGAAGCGGAAACCTTGCCCAGAGATACAGTCCTTGCTGCAATTATGCTAATTCTGAATGGTATCATTGGTTTATGTTTATTGATCGGTGGTGCCAAATTTCATGAGCAGTATTTTGGAAAAAAATCTGCAAATACAGCCCTGATTACACTTATCTCTATTCTCGTTCTTACACTTGTACTTCCTAATTACACAACAAGTGTACGTGGTCCATATTATAACACTTCACAGTTAATCTTTGCAGCCGTTGTTTCCTTAATTCTATATGGCTCCTTTATTATGGTACAAACCGTAAGACACAAAGATTATTTTGTTACCGAAGGCGAAATCCAGCCACATGAAAAGGTTACCACACAAAAGATGATTTTAAGTCTTGTATTTCTTGTATTGTGTTTAGGAATTGTTGTACTACTCGCCAAAACACTTTCACCAAGTATAGAAAAAATGGTAATTGATATTGGTGCGCCAAAATCACTGGTCGGGGTGATTATTGCAGCTGTAGTATTGCTTCCGGAAGGGATTTCCGCTATTAAAGCAGCCCGAAAAAATCAATTACAAACCAGTCTTAACCTTGCATTAGGATCAGCATTGGCCAGTATTGGTTTAACTATTCCTGCTGTTGTTGTGGTATGTCTAATGTACGATATAGATCTTGTACTGGGTATAGATGTAAAGTCTATGGTATTACTGGCTCTGTCCTTCTTCATTGTAATGCTGTCGCTTAATCAGGGAAAAACCAACCTCCATTACGGAGTCGTATTATTAGTAAGTTTAGTCGCTTATATCTTTAATGTTATTGTCCCATAA
- a CDS encoding YdeI/OmpD-associated family protein — MADKVKFDAIILQHQDMNAAYVDFPFSTEELFGKKGQVKIKALFDGAIEYRGSLAKMKSSCHMLGLTQEVRKSLKKTFGDSVSVILWEDKEERIVEIPEDIAELFDKHPDAKELYDAMSYTHRKEYMRWITDAKKPETRENRKSKLIDMIISGKKGI, encoded by the coding sequence ATGGCAGATAAGGTAAAATTTGATGCTATTATTCTTCAGCATCAGGATATGAATGCTGCTTATGTTGATTTTCCTTTTAGTACAGAAGAGTTATTTGGCAAAAAAGGACAGGTAAAGATAAAAGCTCTTTTTGATGGTGCCATTGAATATCGCGGAAGCCTTGCTAAAATGAAGTCTTCCTGTCATATGCTGGGATTAACACAGGAAGTACGAAAAAGTTTGAAGAAAACATTCGGAGACAGTGTTTCCGTTATTTTATGGGAAGACAAGGAGGAGCGTATTGTGGAAATTCCGGAGGATATCGCGGAACTTTTCGATAAGCACCCTGATGCCAAGGAACTTTACGATGCGATGTCTTATACACATCGCAAAGAATATATGCGTTGGATTACAGATGCTAAGAAACCGGAAACACGAGAAAACAGAAAGTCAAAATTAATTGACATGATAATTTCCGGCAAAAAAGGCATCTAA
- a CDS encoding YARHG domain-containing protein translates to MKKLVIFGVLLSLFSCKKEAKVTSLENKKDSVKAAPEKIMAPEFHKELYGIWTGSFYPDYKRNPDDESGDTKKISIKIDRITADTVWAQSIVSGNQRPLIGKTSDQGNKISFVLDEPGNRKDDGRFELFTRNDSLIGQWTAYNTTGVKSPYKKLDLAQKQFVYNPNFMLSKDTEFVDWATPKEKKETYKDDDGKMQTYTQQVYRSASDDVYKINSSTQKLTEKQLKNLRKLDLEILRNTIFARHGYSFKKQTYRNFFEYTDWYVPVSNNVDKELSPLEKENVQLLSRMEKYAKDTYDSYGR, encoded by the coding sequence ATGAAAAAGCTCGTTATTTTCGGAGTCTTGCTCTCCCTGTTTTCGTGCAAAAAGGAAGCTAAGGTTACTTCCTTGGAGAATAAAAAAGATTCTGTTAAAGCGGCTCCGGAAAAAATTATGGCTCCGGAGTTCCATAAGGAATTGTATGGTATCTGGACAGGATCTTTCTATCCGGACTACAAACGGAATCCTGATGATGAAAGCGGAGATACCAAAAAAATAAGTATTAAAATAGACCGCATTACAGCAGATACTGTTTGGGCACAAAGTATTGTATCGGGAAATCAGCGCCCGTTAATCGGGAAAACCAGTGATCAGGGCAATAAAATTTCTTTTGTCCTGGATGAACCTGGGAATCGTAAAGACGACGGAAGATTCGAACTATTTACCCGAAACGATTCTTTAATTGGTCAATGGACAGCCTATAATACTACCGGTGTAAAATCTCCGTATAAAAAACTGGATCTTGCCCAAAAGCAATTTGTATACAATCCCAACTTTATGCTGAGTAAGGATACAGAATTCGTAGACTGGGCAACCCCTAAAGAGAAAAAGGAAACTTATAAAGATGATGACGGCAAAATGCAGACCTATACTCAGCAAGTATACCGTTCAGCATCCGATGATGTTTACAAGATCAATTCTTCTACTCAAAAACTTACTGAGAAACAGCTGAAAAATCTAAGAAAGCTGGATTTAGAAATTCTTCGTAACACCATTTTTGCCCGTCACGGATATTCTTTCAAAAAACAGACCTACCGTAACTTCTTTGAATATACAGACTGGTATGTACCTGTAAGCAATAATGTAGACAAAGAACTTTCGCCTTTGGAAAAAGAAAATGTACAACTCTTGAGCAGAATGGAGAAATACGCGAAAGACACCTATGATTCTTATGGCAGATAA
- a CDS encoding DUF2306 domain-containing protein: protein MLIAKNITKWTLIGLFIWFFLLMCRITLFYVPFSATASFLNIKQTEVTTLPFYLPFFYTHVYSSIFVLLAGFIQFFTTRKKHKTIHQYSGYVYVAGLLLFSAPSGIYMGIHANGGFWAQLSFIILGCLWWFTTFMAMVKIFKKDIKSHQQWMNRSYALAVSALTLRMWKVILVYLFQPNPMEVYLIIAWLGWVPNLLIIELLILKKYKYEKARYFRSLALPVFVQKGS, encoded by the coding sequence ATGCTTATTGCTAAGAACATCACAAAATGGACGTTAATAGGATTGTTCATCTGGTTTTTCTTACTGATGTGTAGGATTACATTATTCTATGTACCCTTTTCGGCTACAGCTTCTTTTCTTAATATTAAACAAACTGAGGTTACTACTCTCCCTTTTTATCTTCCCTTTTTTTACACACATGTCTACAGCAGTATTTTTGTATTGCTCGCTGGATTCATTCAATTCTTTACAACACGTAAAAAGCATAAAACCATCCACCAATATTCAGGATACGTATATGTGGCAGGACTCTTATTATTTTCTGCTCCTTCAGGTATATATATGGGCATACATGCTAACGGGGGTTTCTGGGCACAATTGTCTTTTATTATTTTAGGCTGCTTATGGTGGTTTACCACTTTCATGGCAATGGTGAAAATTTTCAAAAAAGATATTAAGAGCCACCAGCAATGGATGAACAGAAGTTATGCACTTGCTGTTTCTGCTTTGACGCTGAGAATGTGGAAAGTTATTCTGGTTTATCTTTTTCAGCCCAATCCCATGGAAGTCTATCTGATTATTGCATGGCTAGGATGGGTTCCAAATTTATTAATCATCGAATTATTAATACTAAAAAAATATAAATATGAAAAAGCTCGTTATTTTCGGAGTCTTGCTCTCCCTGTTTTCGTGCAAAAAGGAAGCTAA
- a CDS encoding S46 family peptidase, translating into MKRLFLLLTFMVSFVQMRADEGMWLMMLIKRLNGVDMQKEGLHLTPEEIYSVNNSSMKDAILQFGGGCTAEIVSPQGLIFTNHHCGYGAIAAASTPEKDYLTNGFWAKNNGEEINSKGLSVRFFVRMDDATKRITSKLNNDMSADQRKAIIDAEIKAIQSENSENGKYTVVVKDFFKGNEFYYFVFQDFKDVRLVGTPPSSIGKYGGDTDNWEWPRHTGDFSVFRVYADKNGNPAEYSANNVPLKPKHHLPISLKGNKPGDFAMIVGYPGTTNRYLTSFGIEQMVSKDYPAWVEASKTAMDVMKKHMDKDDATRLAYASNYASVANYWKNRAGTIEAVYKNGTIGDKKEVEKKYQQWADKAENKAVYGNVLANTDTYYKQISNRNIEKNYGAQFQRNAKYIRNSFQIGDALTSYMKQDASAQAAMKPKLEAAVKQAYEGFNTQLEAEMLSQMASLYQSKVAADVASATVKSVNVSELANIAQSSIFANAASVINFLNNPSAEKLANDKLYKFAAGYIGDNKVLAEKYAKTDEGFQKDSRLFMDGLMKSMPEKKFYPDANSTIRLTYGQIETLPKRADRDYTGIKQNYYTTMEGMIKKYKKGDEEFDLPQGLLDLYKKKDYGMYKDKDGQLHVNFLSNNDITGGNSGSPIIDGYGRLIGLAFDGNSEALSGDIVFEPKLQRTINVDVRYVLWVIDKFAGAKNLISELTLVK; encoded by the coding sequence ATGAAAAGATTATTCCTTTTGCTCACTTTTATGGTGAGTTTCGTACAAATGAGAGCCGACGAGGGAATGTGGCTAATGATGCTCATTAAGCGACTAAATGGTGTAGATATGCAAAAAGAAGGGCTACACCTTACACCGGAAGAAATTTATTCCGTGAACAACTCCAGTATGAAAGATGCTATTCTCCAATTCGGAGGGGGATGTACTGCAGAGATCGTATCTCCGCAAGGTCTTATTTTCACCAATCACCACTGTGGATACGGCGCTATTGCTGCTGCGTCTACCCCAGAGAAAGATTACCTTACCAATGGTTTCTGGGCAAAGAATAATGGTGAAGAAATTAATTCTAAAGGCTTATCAGTAAGATTCTTTGTAAGAATGGATGATGCGACAAAACGTATTACATCTAAACTGAACAATGATATGAGCGCTGATCAGAGAAAAGCTATTATCGATGCTGAAATCAAAGCTATCCAGTCTGAAAACTCTGAGAACGGAAAATACACTGTAGTGGTGAAGGATTTCTTCAAAGGAAATGAGTTTTACTACTTTGTATTTCAGGATTTCAAAGATGTTCGTCTGGTAGGTACTCCGCCGTCATCTATTGGTAAATATGGTGGTGATACTGATAACTGGGAATGGCCAAGACACACAGGAGACTTCTCTGTTTTCCGTGTTTATGCTGATAAAAATGGCAATCCTGCTGAATATTCAGCTAACAACGTTCCTTTAAAGCCTAAGCATCACTTACCAATTTCACTAAAAGGAAATAAGCCTGGTGATTTTGCAATGATTGTAGGATATCCTGGTACAACAAACAGATACCTTACTTCTTTCGGAATCGAACAAATGGTAAGCAAAGATTACCCGGCATGGGTTGAAGCTTCTAAAACAGCTATGGATGTTATGAAGAAGCATATGGATAAAGACGATGCTACAAGATTAGCTTACGCGTCTAACTATGCAAGTGTTGCTAACTATTGGAAAAACAGAGCCGGAACAATTGAAGCTGTTTATAAAAACGGAACAATTGGTGACAAAAAAGAAGTTGAGAAAAAATACCAACAATGGGCTGATAAAGCAGAAAACAAAGCTGTTTATGGAAATGTATTAGCGAATACTGATACCTACTACAAGCAAATTTCTAACAGAAATATCGAGAAAAATTACGGTGCACAGTTCCAGAGAAATGCTAAATACATCAGAAATTCTTTCCAGATCGGAGATGCCTTAACAAGCTACATGAAGCAGGATGCATCTGCTCAGGCAGCTATGAAACCTAAATTAGAAGCAGCTGTTAAGCAGGCTTATGAAGGGTTTAATACTCAACTTGAAGCAGAAATGCTATCTCAGATGGCTTCTTTATATCAGTCAAAAGTAGCAGCAGATGTTGCTTCTGCAACAGTAAAATCTGTAAATGTATCAGAACTTGCGAATATTGCACAGTCTTCAATTTTTGCAAACGCAGCTTCAGTAATTAACTTCCTGAACAATCCAAGCGCTGAAAAATTAGCGAATGATAAACTTTACAAGTTTGCTGCAGGCTATATCGGAGACAACAAAGTATTGGCTGAAAAATATGCTAAAACTGATGAAGGTTTCCAGAAAGACAGCCGTTTATTCATGGACGGATTAATGAAATCTATGCCTGAGAAAAAATTCTATCCGGATGCTAACTCTACGATCAGGTTAACTTATGGTCAGATCGAGACGCTTCCTAAAAGAGCAGACAGAGACTACACAGGTATCAAGCAGAATTACTATACCACAATGGAAGGTATGATTAAGAAGTACAAGAAAGGTGACGAAGAATTCGATCTTCCACAAGGACTTCTTGATCTTTATAAAAAGAAAGATTATGGTATGTACAAAGACAAAGACGGGCAACTTCATGTAAACTTCCTTTCTAATAACGATATTACAGGAGGTAACTCAGGTTCTCCAATTATCGATGGTTATGGAAGACTTATAGGTCTTGCATTTGACGGAAACAGTGAAGCTTTAAGTGGTGACATTGTTTTTGAACCTAAACTACAAAGAACAATTAACGTGGATGTTAGATACGTACTTTGGGTAATCGACAAGTTTGCAGGTGCTAAAAACTTAATTAGCGAATTGACTTTAGTAAAGTAG